Proteins encoded within one genomic window of Prochlorococcus marinus str. MIT 9515:
- the lipA gene encoding lipoyl synthase, whose protein sequence is MKDKNQIKIEKILRLPSWIKFPISKASEFEKIQTLIKKSNIHTICEEGRCPNRAECYAAGTATFLLGGSICSRACAFCQVNKGKPTPLNNFESIQVAEAVKILNLKYVVLTSVARDDLPDHGANLFISTINEIRKFDPKIQIEVLTPDLWGGGKSFEDKDKLQKERLRTILEKKPTCFNHNLETVERLQKEVRRGASYKNSLSLLEKAKSIAPDIQTKSGIMLGLGETLKEIETTILDLKKVNCDQITIGQYLRPSLKHLSVKKYWEPSEFEYLTNFSKKLGFKKVSCGPLVRSSYHAG, encoded by the coding sequence ATGAAAGATAAAAATCAAATTAAAATAGAAAAGATTTTAAGGCTTCCTTCTTGGATAAAATTTCCAATTAGTAAAGCCTCTGAATTTGAGAAGATTCAAACACTTATAAAAAAATCGAATATTCATACTATTTGTGAAGAGGGAAGATGTCCAAATAGAGCCGAATGTTATGCAGCAGGGACAGCTACTTTCTTACTGGGAGGCTCAATTTGTTCTCGCGCGTGCGCCTTCTGTCAGGTAAATAAAGGTAAACCTACTCCCTTAAATAACTTCGAAAGCATTCAAGTCGCAGAAGCAGTAAAAATCCTAAATTTAAAATATGTCGTTTTAACCTCAGTCGCTAGAGATGATCTCCCCGATCATGGAGCTAATTTATTTATTTCAACGATTAATGAGATAAGAAAGTTTGATCCAAAAATTCAAATTGAGGTACTAACCCCTGATTTATGGGGCGGCGGTAAAAGTTTTGAAGATAAAGATAAACTTCAAAAAGAGAGACTTAGAACCATACTAGAAAAAAAACCAACTTGTTTTAATCATAATCTTGAGACGGTTGAAAGACTTCAAAAAGAAGTTCGTAGAGGAGCTAGTTATAAAAATTCTTTAAGCTTGCTAGAAAAAGCTAAATCTATTGCTCCTGATATTCAAACTAAATCAGGAATTATGTTGGGTTTAGGAGAAACATTAAAGGAGATAGAAACAACAATTCTTGATCTAAAAAAAGTAAATTGCGATCAAATTACAATTGGACAATACCTAAGACCTTCATTGAAGCATTTATCAGTTAAAAAATATTGGGAACCAAGTGAATTTGAATATCTAACAAATTTTTCCAAGAAATTAGGGTTTAAGAAAGTATCATGTGGACCTTTAGTTAGAAGTAGTTATCACGCTGGTTGA
- the recR gene encoding recombination mediator RecR has translation MTTFTKPLSKLIGHFEKFPGIGPRTAQRLALFILKQSESSIRDFSKALLEAHSNVGHCKKCFNLTSEEECDICRNAERNQNIICVVAETKDLLALERAREFKGVYHVIGGLISPMDSIGPEILEIRSLVERVSKSEIDEIILALTPSVEGDTTSLYIGKLLTPFTKVTRIAYGLPMGSELEYVDEVTLARALEGRTNLI, from the coding sequence TTGACAACTTTTACCAAACCACTTTCAAAATTAATTGGTCATTTTGAGAAATTTCCAGGAATTGGTCCAAGGACAGCTCAAAGGTTGGCATTATTCATTCTGAAACAATCTGAAAGTAGTATCAGAGATTTCTCCAAGGCATTATTAGAGGCTCATAGTAATGTAGGCCATTGTAAAAAATGCTTTAATTTAACTTCAGAAGAAGAATGTGATATTTGCAGAAATGCTGAGAGAAATCAAAATATAATTTGTGTAGTAGCAGAGACTAAAGACTTATTAGCTTTAGAAAGAGCTAGAGAGTTTAAGGGGGTATACCATGTTATTGGTGGATTGATTTCTCCAATGGATTCAATTGGTCCAGAGATATTAGAAATAAGAAGTTTAGTTGAGAGAGTTAGTAAATCAGAGATTGATGAAATTATATTGGCATTAACTCCTAGTGTTGAAGGAGACACTACTAGTCTTTATATAGGAAAATTATTAACTCCTTTTACCAAAGTAACAAGAATTGCTTATGGGCTTCCGATGGGAAGCGAACTTGAATACGTTGATGAAGTTACTCTTGCTAGAGCTCTAGAAGGAAGAACAAATTTAATTTAA
- the psbP gene encoding photosystem II reaction center PsbP translates to MKNIKFKPFKYLLLIFLCFTLSACSGGLNAGLEAYQSPDGRYAFLYPTGWTRVKVDGGPEIIYHDLINSNETLSLVISEVNKEIDLEQLGSPTEVGQTLIDKVIAPEGSGRSVQLVNANKRESSNHIFYDLEYKLNLNDQDRHELATVVIDRGTLYTFAVGTNESRWNKVNGMFNNVIDSFNFLI, encoded by the coding sequence ATGAAGAATATTAAATTTAAACCTTTTAAATACCTATTATTAATATTTTTATGTTTTACCTTAAGTGCATGCAGTGGAGGACTTAATGCAGGATTAGAGGCTTATCAAAGTCCTGATGGAAGATATGCTTTTTTATATCCAACAGGTTGGACTCGAGTGAAAGTAGATGGCGGTCCTGAAATTATTTATCATGATTTAATTAATAGTAACGAAACACTTAGTTTAGTTATTTCAGAAGTGAATAAAGAAATTGATTTAGAACAATTAGGTAGTCCAACTGAAGTTGGGCAAACTTTAATAGATAAAGTCATTGCTCCTGAAGGTTCAGGTAGATCAGTTCAACTTGTTAATGCAAATAAAAGAGAGTCCTCAAATCATATTTTTTATGATTTGGAATATAAGTTAAATCTTAATGATCAAGATAGGCATGAACTAGCTACTGTAGTAATTGATAGAGGAACTTTATACACATTTGCAGTAGGAACGAACGAAAGCCGGTGGAATAAAGTTAATGGTATGTTTAATAATGTTATTGATTCTTTTAACTTCTTAATCTAG
- a CDS encoding ABC transporter ATP-binding protein produces MRSTSNQNPIVRLYLNLIDERKLVFFAFVSSIINKILDLAPPVIIGLAVDIVVKEQDSWFASFGIKEVPSQLIFLAFVSGIVWSAESFFEYLYSVLWRNLAQISQHKLRIKAYKHIQELDMAFFENDNTGRLLSILNDDVNQLERFLDQGANQLIQLFITVLIIGGTMIFVAPKIALFAFLPIPLIFVGSIRFQRRLSPKYKDVRNKAGLLASRLNNNLSGILTIKSFAKENWELNRLNKESLAYQRSNKSAIKLSSAFIPLIRFAILFAFIAILLIGGFQTWNKVLNVGTYSFLVFITQRLLWPLTTLGHVLDDFQRSMASINRVIDLIDTPIKIKDGTIKIDSKNIKGDISFENVNFNYPCRESTLKNINIKIPNNSTLGIVGLTGSGKSTIIKLLLRIYDNNKGLISLDGIPIKDINLKDLRKCISLVSQETYLFHGTVQENIAYGANSPKFKEIVKASKIAEAHKFIEELPDGYKTIVGERGQRLSGGQRQRIALARAVLKDAPILILDEATASVDNETEVLIQKSLSKITKKRTTIVIAHRLSTIKNADNIIVIDKGRIIESGNHQFLLNKKNLYSDLWNVQVGI; encoded by the coding sequence ATGAGATCTACTTCTAATCAGAACCCTATAGTAAGGCTTTATCTTAATTTAATAGATGAAAGGAAGCTTGTCTTTTTTGCATTTGTTAGTTCGATAATAAATAAAATTTTAGATTTAGCTCCGCCAGTAATTATCGGACTTGCAGTGGATATTGTAGTTAAAGAACAGGATTCTTGGTTTGCTAGTTTTGGGATAAAAGAAGTTCCAAGTCAATTGATATTTCTTGCATTTGTTTCTGGAATAGTATGGTCAGCGGAATCTTTCTTTGAATATTTATATTCTGTTTTATGGAGGAATTTAGCCCAAATATCACAACATAAATTAAGAATAAAGGCCTATAAACACATTCAAGAACTAGATATGGCTTTCTTCGAAAACGACAATACTGGTAGACTTCTATCTATTTTAAATGATGATGTAAATCAACTGGAGAGGTTTCTTGATCAAGGTGCTAATCAACTTATTCAATTATTTATTACTGTTTTAATTATTGGTGGAACGATGATTTTTGTTGCACCAAAAATTGCATTATTCGCTTTCTTACCTATCCCTTTGATTTTTGTTGGATCAATAAGATTTCAAAGAAGACTTTCTCCAAAATATAAAGATGTTAGAAATAAAGCAGGTCTTTTGGCTTCAAGATTAAATAATAATTTAAGTGGTATTCTTACAATAAAAAGCTTTGCAAAAGAGAATTGGGAGCTTAATAGATTAAATAAAGAAAGTCTTGCATATCAAAGAAGTAATAAATCCGCAATAAAATTATCATCTGCTTTTATTCCGTTAATAAGATTTGCTATTTTATTTGCTTTTATAGCCATCCTACTCATCGGGGGGTTTCAAACCTGGAATAAGGTACTTAATGTAGGGACATATAGTTTTTTAGTTTTTATTACTCAAAGATTGTTATGGCCTTTGACTACTCTAGGGCATGTATTAGATGATTTTCAACGCTCAATGGCATCAATAAATAGAGTAATAGATCTTATTGATACGCCTATAAAAATAAAAGATGGAACTATAAAAATTGACTCAAAAAATATCAAAGGAGATATTAGTTTTGAAAATGTGAATTTTAATTATCCTTGTAGAGAGTCAACTTTAAAGAATATTAATATTAAAATTCCCAATAACTCTACTTTAGGAATTGTTGGATTAACTGGTTCCGGCAAAAGTACAATCATTAAACTTCTTCTTAGAATTTATGATAACAATAAAGGTTTAATATCTTTAGATGGGATTCCCATAAAGGACATTAATTTAAAAGATTTAAGAAAATGTATTTCTCTAGTAAGTCAAGAAACTTATTTATTTCATGGGACTGTTCAGGAAAATATTGCTTATGGCGCAAATAGTCCGAAATTTAAAGAAATTGTAAAAGCATCAAAAATTGCTGAAGCACATAAATTTATTGAAGAATTACCAGATGGCTACAAAACAATTGTTGGAGAAAGGGGTCAAAGACTTTCAGGAGGACAACGTCAAAGAATAGCTTTAGCGAGAGCAGTTTTAAAAGACGCCCCTATATTGATACTAGATGAGGCTACTGCTTCGGTTGATAATGAGACAGAAGTTCTAATTCAGAAATCATTATCAAAAATAACTAAGAAAAGAACCACCATAGTTATAGCTCATAGATTAAGTACAATTAAAAATGCTGATAATATCATTGTTATTGATAAGGGGAGAATTATTGAGAGCGGAAATCATCAGTTTTTACTAAATAAAAAGAATTTATATTCAGATTTGTGGAATGTACAGGTCGGGATTTAA
- a CDS encoding DEAD/DEAH box helicase → MASNKQKQLEEKDEDNFGEETSSKHDSKEIENNLKIISEDKLSAEKEDIEKGFACFGFNKLILNSLENKGYKIPTPIQKAAIPELMLGRDLLGQAQTGTGKTAAFALPIIEKLENNKESNAKVLVMTPTRELATQVADSFKSYSVESTNLRTLAIYGGTDFRNQISSLKRKTDVVVGTPGRIMDHIRQGTFKINNINCLVLDEADEMLKMGFLEDIEWIIDKLPENKQMVLFSATMPNEIRNIAKKYLNDPAEILIKSVKKETQLITQRYINVQRHHKLEALKRILEITNEGVIIFVRTKLLTTSIAEALENSGHSVAVLNGDIPQNQRENTVDRLKKGFIDILVATDVAARGLDVERIKLVINYDFPFDKETYTHRIGRTGRAGRSGEAILFVNQREKHFLRNLENSTRNKIEEIEIPNNKLINEKRMGKLISNLNEISLAQENNEEKKALMIDILDILREKYSMNESNIAMAAINLAIGNKSFFLNEDESWIYKQNNSDRNRSNRNGSGNNRMRNINRRNNYQNDSFETYKFNFGKMDRVRVSNIISSICNSTNINGRSIGKIQIFNEYSLVDLPKDLHGEVRNKLRKLRIRN, encoded by the coding sequence ATGGCATCAAATAAACAAAAACAATTGGAAGAGAAAGATGAAGATAATTTTGGGGAAGAAACTAGTTCTAAACACGATTCAAAAGAAATAGAAAATAATTTGAAAATTATTTCTGAAGATAAACTTTCTGCCGAGAAGGAAGATATTGAAAAAGGGTTTGCTTGCTTTGGGTTTAATAAATTAATATTAAATTCATTGGAAAATAAAGGATATAAAATTCCTACACCTATACAAAAAGCCGCAATTCCAGAATTAATGCTTGGTAGAGATTTGTTAGGTCAAGCTCAAACTGGTACAGGGAAAACGGCAGCCTTCGCTCTCCCAATAATAGAAAAGCTTGAAAATAACAAAGAATCAAACGCTAAAGTTTTGGTGATGACCCCAACAAGGGAGTTGGCTACTCAAGTAGCAGATTCTTTCAAGAGTTATAGTGTTGAATCAACCAATTTAAGGACTTTAGCAATATATGGAGGGACTGATTTTAGGAATCAAATCTCATCACTTAAGAGGAAGACAGACGTTGTTGTTGGTACACCTGGAAGAATAATGGACCATATTAGACAAGGCACATTCAAAATTAATAATATAAATTGTCTAGTCCTTGATGAAGCTGACGAAATGTTGAAAATGGGATTTCTTGAAGATATTGAATGGATAATAGATAAACTTCCAGAAAACAAACAAATGGTATTGTTCTCTGCAACAATGCCAAATGAGATAAGAAACATAGCAAAAAAATATCTTAATGATCCAGCTGAGATACTTATTAAAAGCGTAAAGAAAGAAACTCAATTAATTACCCAAAGATATATTAATGTTCAAAGACACCATAAGTTAGAAGCTCTAAAAAGAATATTAGAAATTACTAATGAAGGAGTAATAATATTTGTGAGGACAAAATTACTTACTACTTCTATAGCTGAAGCATTGGAAAATTCAGGCCATAGTGTGGCTGTACTTAACGGTGATATTCCACAGAATCAAAGAGAAAATACAGTTGATAGATTAAAAAAAGGATTTATTGATATTCTTGTAGCCACTGATGTGGCAGCGAGAGGACTAGATGTTGAAAGGATTAAACTTGTTATAAACTACGATTTCCCTTTCGATAAGGAAACATATACTCATAGAATTGGAAGAACAGGGAGAGCTGGTAGATCTGGAGAAGCAATCTTATTTGTTAATCAAAGAGAAAAACATTTTCTAAGGAACTTGGAAAACTCTACAAGAAATAAGATAGAAGAAATTGAGATACCGAATAATAAATTAATTAACGAAAAAAGGATGGGGAAATTAATTTCAAATTTAAATGAAATTTCACTTGCTCAAGAAAATAACGAAGAAAAAAAAGCTTTGATGATCGATATTCTTGACATCTTAAGAGAAAAATATTCTATGAATGAATCAAACATTGCAATGGCAGCTATTAATTTAGCAATAGGAAATAAATCCTTTTTTCTAAATGAAGATGAATCTTGGATTTATAAACAAAATAATTCTGATCGTAATAGATCTAATAGAAATGGAAGTGGAAATAATCGGATGAGAAATATAAATAGAAGGAATAATTATCAAAATGATTCTTTTGAAACCTATAAATTTAATTTCGGCAAAATGGATAGAGTTAGAGTATCAAATATAATTTCTTCTATATGTAACTCTACAAATATTAATGGTAGATCTATAGGCAAGATACAAATATTTAATGAATATAGTTTGGTTGATTTACCAAAAGATTTGCATGGTGAAGTTAGGAATAAATTGAGAAAATTAAGAATCAGAAATTAA
- a CDS encoding ATP-dependent DNA helicase gives MNYKKQDIEEFEYIHIFNLLKDILKFNEKKYGDYVKDTLKILLELEKNGETIIDVDKTVVGFELLKDGWPNIHLKVLKDIGLLNSVNSPFVFNNRKLTLVKWSRKIKRVLNAFLKKIDKIAINSNNDNKLDQIKNIFKSSNLVFLQGGPGTGKTTMIINFILYCLKSDTYLNIGLAAPTGKATSRLKESLNQQKDILLSNSLDQIECQTLHKWIFNSNNKAIEFKFKLKELDIFIIDEMSMVNIDIIETILDLIAKDCKIILVGDRNQLSPVKNCSIWNYLFEYSDNKLINSCIVNLKKTYRNSGDISLLSNLVFNNNNSLFNKKINELEKEKKIKEINILKSNNTNIPIELLNIIKNNLSKLRKSTSNLSNKKYIFDNNIDNLISHEKDLVNKILFDLQSHLILCEKNTGNWSVEDINDTVIGKTKPYDFKNLEEGLPIMCTKNNYELGISNGDIGVLIGNNDNRKYLFRKFNDNNELVVQLIDPSNLENIVPAIAITIHKSQGSESEKVSILWLKKTKLDESINSDKKESENIFFRDNYEKRLLYTAITRAKKLLDIYYLN, from the coding sequence ATGAATTATAAAAAACAAGATATTGAAGAATTTGAATATATTCATATCTTTAATCTTCTAAAGGATATACTTAAATTTAATGAAAAAAAATATGGAGATTATGTTAAGGACACATTAAAAATATTATTAGAACTTGAGAAAAATGGTGAAACCATAATAGACGTAGATAAGACTGTAGTAGGTTTTGAATTATTAAAAGATGGATGGCCTAATATTCATTTAAAAGTTCTTAAGGATATAGGATTATTAAATTCAGTTAATTCCCCATTCGTATTTAATAATAGAAAATTAACATTAGTAAAATGGTCTCGGAAAATAAAAAGAGTTCTTAATGCCTTCTTAAAAAAAATAGACAAAATTGCAATAAATTCGAATAATGATAATAAGCTTGATCAAATAAAAAATATTTTTAAAAGTTCAAATTTGGTTTTTTTGCAAGGAGGACCCGGTACAGGCAAAACAACTATGATTATAAATTTTATACTCTATTGCTTGAAAAGTGATACTTATTTAAACATAGGACTTGCCGCACCTACAGGTAAAGCAACATCTCGACTTAAAGAATCTCTTAATCAACAAAAAGATATCCTTTTAAGTAATAGTCTTGATCAAATAGAATGTCAAACTTTACATAAATGGATTTTCAATTCTAATAATAAAGCTATTGAATTTAAATTTAAATTAAAGGAACTAGATATTTTCATAATTGATGAAATGTCAATGGTAAATATTGATATAATCGAAACAATTTTAGATTTAATAGCTAAAGATTGCAAAATCATTCTTGTTGGAGATAGAAATCAATTATCTCCAGTTAAAAATTGTTCTATATGGAATTATTTATTTGAATATTCTGATAATAAATTAATAAATTCTTGTATAGTTAATCTAAAAAAAACTTATAGAAATAGTGGGGATATTTCATTACTTAGTAATCTTGTATTTAATAATAATAATTCTTTATTTAATAAAAAGATCAATGAATTAGAAAAAGAAAAAAAAATCAAAGAAATAAATATTTTAAAAAGTAATAATACAAATATTCCTATAGAGCTTTTGAATATTATCAAAAATAATCTTTCAAAATTAAGAAAATCAACATCAAATTTAAGTAATAAAAAATATATTTTTGATAATAATATTGATAACTTAATATCCCATGAAAAAGATTTAGTTAATAAAATTTTATTTGATTTACAAAGTCATTTGATTTTATGCGAAAAGAATACAGGAAATTGGAGTGTTGAAGATATAAACGATACCGTTATTGGAAAAACAAAACCTTATGATTTTAAAAATCTTGAAGAAGGTTTACCAATTATGTGTACTAAAAATAATTATGAGCTTGGCATATCAAATGGAGATATTGGAGTTTTAATTGGAAATAATGATAATAGGAAATACCTTTTTAGGAAGTTTAATGATAATAATGAGCTTGTTGTTCAGTTAATAGACCCATCAAATTTAGAAAATATAGTTCCAGCAATTGCAATTACAATTCATAAATCCCAAGGGAGTGAATCTGAGAAAGTAAGTATTTTATGGCTTAAAAAAACTAAATTAGATGAATCCATAAATAGCGATAAAAAAGAAAGTGAAAATATATTCTTCAGGGATAATTATGAGAAAAGATTGCTTTATACAGCAATAACTAGAGCCAAGAAACTTTTAGATATTTATTATTTAAATTAA